One window from the genome of Candidatus Paceibacterota bacterium encodes:
- a CDS encoding glycosyltransferase, which yields MTEYARWSCLMYCRKQKVINNTEAMNSNSISIIIPTLNEEGNVHELACRIHSALKKAGIVYEIIFIDDHSSDGTCEMIRQLSASYPIILYSKLGKRGKAHSLLEGFSYANFDLIAILDADLQYPPEALPDMVEKIRAGCDVVVVNRTMRSISPVRRIISGGFNLFFSKMLHGFDFDVQAGMKVFKKEVVKEIKIDPSPWTFDLEFLLKARFYGYMIGSVDIDFASRKQGKSKIEFQKAIYEIGSNAIKLKFKKIPQIAIFPKKGSAMMGAGVAFSKKRFITHTTLDQKYSAAITFVPWQRNVALLAIAVFLTGLYIDPIGILSVVVALLSAIYFLDTVFNLYLVMRSLKDPPEIKSEKWEMDELEKESLPVYTIFCPLYKEAHMLPGFLDAIGKLDWPKDKLDILLLLEESDKATIETAEHMGLPPQVRIIVVPESLPKTKPKACNYGLAFARGEYTVIYDAEDIPDPLQLKKAYLGFKKVPRSVGCLQAKLNYFNPNQNLLTKLFTVEYSLWFDMILPGLQSINTSIPLGGTSNHFRTKDLLELEGWDPFNVTEDCDLGMRIFKNGFTTTIIDSVTLEEANSDLKNWLRQRSRWIKGYIQTYLVHMRHPMDFFRENGVHALIFQLVVGGKTVFIFINPILWMATFSYFALYGLVGPMIEKLYPSVIFFMAATSLVFGNFLAMYYYMIGCAKRGQWLLIKYVFLVPFYWALMSVASVIAVYQLIMKPHFWEKTNHGLHLLKKTAEAPREILPVARKTAPAFNWEKVPHPEYAGMDHGSLLPEKPAAADLSAGRKRKRGFSWRKVPLGGYWKMLFEPKNIFIAAIMFSNVINFIFNIFLGRALSFENLALVTLVSSLWYLVSIFTSALSSTVNSETGYLSSSGKKESSVMFLEFVKSRGVLLSLIAAFAWVIAGQFLSEFFNIKDHYVLLLFAPVFIFGIISASNSGFLQGNLYFSSAAVVMAVEPISKLLFAMILVYSGASGWVYAAIPFSIMAAAIVSSYFIKRKNNFVPEKIKLNFPKKFYLSSLAAGISMMLFFSMDIILVKHYLPERMAGEYVMLSFVGKMIYFMGTLPIVFLIPLVSRNMGQKKDSKKIFSLVYISSFLLSILGVFFLGVMGRVTVPGIFGPKVSGILPYLNIYAISVLLLVITNVIVTYHLARKRYIYSFMSIMIPLGMVLGLSLYHNSIRDVVAVIFWSSCFGWVLMEAMSVLEGRAKFIRNNLNDLADVFKSGYPSVGPTGGDQKKILIYNWRDTRHEYAGGAEVYIQKIAENWVEDGHRVTIFCGNDSHSPRSEKVGGVEIIRRGGFYFVYFWAFVYYILRFRGKFDVIIDCENGIPFFAPLYAREPVFCLMHHVHQEVFRLSLSKHLSALACFLEKVLMPAVYKKVPFITISESSKKEIESLGLGKAGINIVNPGIELKCLMPGKKSERPVILYLGRLKAYKSVDILIRAFEVISRKDSNVSLVIAGSGEEEGKLKRLVKKLRLDGKTVRFAGKVSEREKISLLQKAWVLVNPSFMEGWGIVAIEAGACGTPVVASDVPGLRDSVKNFETGYLACYGDIGSFADCIHKIIQDNKLRRRMGIRGRLWAENFDWAKSSKLFFAIISSLQIRRIKDELAFYKNRVL from the coding sequence ATGACGGAATATGCAAGATGGTCGTGTTTGATGTATTGCAGAAAGCAAAAAGTTATCAATAATACCGAAGCGATGAATTCCAACTCCATATCAATAATAATTCCGACTCTGAATGAAGAAGGCAATGTTCATGAACTGGCCTGCCGCATTCATAGTGCCTTGAAAAAGGCGGGTATCGTCTATGAGATCATATTCATCGATGACCATTCTTCGGATGGCACATGTGAAATGATCAGGCAGCTGTCGGCCAGCTATCCGATCATCCTGTATTCGAAGCTTGGCAAAAGGGGCAAGGCCCATTCTTTGCTCGAGGGTTTTTCCTATGCTAATTTTGACCTGATCGCGATCCTCGACGCCGATCTCCAATATCCCCCCGAGGCTTTGCCCGACATGGTTGAAAAAATAAGAGCGGGCTGTGATGTCGTCGTGGTAAATCGCACCATGAGGTCGATAAGCCCCGTTCGGCGGATAATAAGCGGGGGTTTCAATTTATTTTTCTCCAAAATGTTGCACGGATTTGATTTTGACGTGCAGGCCGGAATGAAAGTTTTCAAAAAGGAGGTTGTCAAAGAGATCAAGATAGATCCTTCCCCCTGGACCTTTGATCTTGAATTTTTACTTAAGGCAAGATTTTACGGATATATGATCGGAAGCGTTGATATTGATTTTGCGAGCCGGAAGCAGGGAAAGTCAAAGATAGAATTCCAAAAAGCCATATATGAGATCGGATCCAATGCCATAAAGTTGAAATTCAAAAAAATACCTCAGATCGCGATCTTTCCGAAAAAAGGATCTGCCATGATGGGCGCCGGGGTGGCTTTCAGCAAAAAACGCTTCATCACTCACACAACTCTGGATCAGAAATATTCAGCCGCTATAACTTTTGTTCCATGGCAGAGGAACGTCGCTTTATTGGCGATAGCTGTCTTTTTGACCGGCTTGTATATCGATCCGATCGGGATCCTTTCGGTGGTCGTTGCTCTGCTGAGCGCAATTTACTTTCTTGACACAGTATTCAATCTTTATCTTGTCATGAGAAGCCTGAAGGATCCTCCGGAAATAAAGAGTGAAAAATGGGAGATGGACGAGTTGGAAAAAGAATCCCTTCCGGTTTATACAATTTTTTGTCCGCTTTATAAGGAGGCGCATATGCTGCCGGGATTTCTGGATGCGATCGGAAAGCTCGATTGGCCGAAAGATAAGCTCGATATCTTGCTTCTCTTGGAGGAGAGCGACAAGGCGACCATCGAAACGGCCGAACACATGGGCCTTCCGCCGCAGGTGCGGATCATCGTGGTTCCCGAGTCCCTTCCCAAGACCAAGCCGAAAGCCTGCAACTATGGTCTGGCTTTTGCCAGAGGAGAATATACGGTAATATACGATGCGGAAGACATTCCCGATCCCTTGCAGCTCAAAAAAGCATATCTGGGTTTCAAGAAAGTTCCGCGGTCGGTCGGATGCCTGCAGGCCAAGCTCAATTACTTCAATCCTAATCAGAATTTGCTGACCAAGCTTTTCACAGTGGAATATTCTCTTTGGTTCGATATGATCCTGCCGGGGCTGCAGTCGATCAACACTTCCATCCCGCTTGGCGGAACCAGCAACCATTTCCGGACGAAAGACCTTCTTGAACTTGAAGGCTGGGATCCTTTTAATGTGACGGAAGATTGCGATCTGGGAATGAGGATATTCAAAAATGGTTTTACAACAACCATTATAGATTCGGTGACTCTCGAAGAGGCGAACAGCGATCTGAAGAACTGGCTTAGACAGCGGTCGCGGTGGATCAAAGGCTATATTCAGACCTATCTGGTGCATATGCGCCATCCTATGGATTTTTTCCGCGAGAACGGAGTTCATGCTCTCATCTTCCAGCTTGTTGTCGGAGGAAAAACTGTTTTCATTTTTATTAATCCTATTTTGTGGATGGCGACCTTTTCCTATTTCGCTTTATACGGTCTGGTCGGACCGATGATCGAGAAACTGTATCCGTCAGTGATATTCTTTATGGCGGCAACCTCCCTTGTTTTCGGAAATTTCCTTGCCATGTATTATTACATGATCGGGTGCGCCAAGCGCGGACAGTGGTTGCTCATCAAATATGTCTTTTTAGTTCCGTTCTATTGGGCTCTGATGAGCGTCGCGTCCGTGATTGCGGTCTACCAGCTGATCATGAAGCCGCACTTTTGGGAGAAAACGAATCATGGACTGCATCTTTTGAAAAAGACGGCGGAAGCCCCTCGGGAGATTTTGCCTGTCGCAAGGAAAACAGCGCCTGCATTCAATTGGGAAAAAGTTCCGCATCCGGAATATGCCGGGATGGATCATGGATCGCTTTTGCCGGAAAAGCCGGCGGCGGCGGATCTTTCTGCCGGAAGAAAAAGAAAGCGGGGATTCAGTTGGAGAAAAGTGCCGCTTGGCGGATATTGGAAGATGCTGTTTGAGCCCAAAAATATATTTATTGCGGCAATAATGTTTTCCAATGTGATCAATTTCATCTTTAATATATTTCTGGGGAGGGCGCTATCGTTTGAAAATCTTGCACTGGTGACTCTGGTAAGTTCGCTCTGGTATCTGGTTTCCATATTCACCAGTGCCTTGTCGTCAACAGTTAACTCCGAAACTGGATATCTTTCCAGTTCGGGAAAAAAAGAATCGAGCGTCATGTTCCTGGAATTCGTGAAAAGTAGGGGGGTGCTTCTGTCTCTGATCGCCGCGTTTGCGTGGGTGATCGCGGGACAATTCCTGTCAGAATTTTTCAATATCAAAGACCATTATGTTCTATTGCTCTTTGCGCCCGTTTTTATATTCGGGATAATTTCGGCTTCCAACAGCGGATTCTTGCAGGGAAATCTTTATTTTTCTTCGGCCGCAGTTGTTATGGCCGTTGAACCGATCTCCAAACTTCTTTTCGCTATGATCCTTGTTTATTCCGGGGCATCGGGCTGGGTCTATGCCGCGATCCCTTTCTCGATCATGGCGGCCGCGATTGTGTCTTCGTATTTCATCAAAAGAAAGAATAATTTTGTCCCGGAAAAGATAAAATTAAATTTTCCGAAAAAGTTCTATCTCTCATCTCTTGCTGCCGGAATTTCCATGATGCTGTTCTTCAGCATGGATATAATACTTGTTAAGCATTATCTGCCCGAGCGGATGGCCGGGGAATATGTCATGCTGTCTTTTGTCGGAAAGATGATCTATTTCATGGGAACGCTTCCCATTGTATTCCTGATCCCGCTTGTCAGCAGGAATATGGGGCAGAAAAAAGATTCCAAAAAGATCTTCTCGCTGGTATATATCTCTTCGTTCTTATTATCGATCTTGGGGGTATTTTTTCTGGGAGTCATGGGAAGGGTTACTGTACCGGGGATCTTCGGACCGAAAGTTTCGGGAATATTGCCATATCTCAATATCTACGCCATTTCGGTTCTGCTTCTCGTAATTACGAATGTTATAGTGACCTATCATCTGGCCAGAAAGAGATACATTTATTCCTTCATGTCGATTATGATCCCGCTGGGAATGGTTCTGGGTCTGTCGCTTTACCACAATTCTATCCGGGATGTTGTTGCGGTGATCTTCTGGTCAAGCTGTTTCGGGTGGGTCCTGATGGAGGCGATGAGCGTTCTTGAGGGCAGGGCTAAGTTCATAAGGAACAACCTGAACGATCTGGCCGATGTTTTCAAGAGCGGCTATCCGAGCGTCGGTCCTACCGGCGGAGACCAAAAAAAGATCCTGATCTATAATTGGAGGGATACGCGCCATGAGTATGCCGGCGGAGCCGAGGTCTATATACAGAAGATCGCTGAAAATTGGGTTGAAGATGGCCATAGGGTCACTATATTTTGCGGGAACGACAGCCACTCGCCGAGAAGTGAAAAGGTGGGCGGAGTTGAGATAATCAGGCGAGGCGGATTCTACTTTGTTTATTTCTGGGCTTTTGTCTATTATATTTTGCGTTTCAGGGGAAAATTCGATGTGATCATCGATTGCGAGAACGGGATTCCGTTTTTCGCTCCTCTTTATGCCAGAGAACCGGTGTTTTGTCTTATGCATCATGTTCACCAGGAAGTGTTCAGGTTGTCTTTAAGCAAACATCTTTCGGCTCTAGCATGTTTTTTGGAAAAGGTTCTGATGCCGGCCGTTTATAAAAAAGTTCCTTTCATAACGATATCCGAATCAAGCAAAAAAGAGATCGAGTCGCTGGGACTTGGAAAAGCCGGTATTAACATTGTAAATCCGGGGATCGAACTCAAATGCCTTATGCCGGGCAAGAAAAGCGAGAGGCCGGTCATTCTGTATCTCGGAAGGCTGAAAGCATATAAATCAGTCGATATTCTCATCAGGGCATTTGAAGTGATATCCAGGAAAGATTCGAACGTTTCGCTGGTCATAGCCGGGAGCGGAGAAGAAGAGGGAAAATTAAAAAGACTGGTAAAAAAATTGCGTTTGGATGGAAAGACGGTTCGATTCGCGGGGAAAGTTTCCGAGAGAGAAAAGATATCACTGCTGCAGAAGGCATGGGTGCTGGTTAATCCTTCGTTTATGGAAGGATGGGGGATCGTGGCGATCGAAGCCGGAGCCTGCGGAACTCCGGTCGTTGCGTCCGACGTGCCGGGACTGAGAGATTCGGTAAAGAATTTCGAAACGGGATATTTGGCGTGCTATGGAGATATAGGATCTTTTGCGGACTGTATCCATAAGATAATACAGGACAATAAACTTCGCAGGAGAATGGGCATCCGGGGCCGGTTATGGGCGGAAAATTTTGACTGGGCGAAGAGCAGCAAGCTATTTTTTGCGATCATATCAAGTTTGCAGATCCGGCGTATAAAAGATGAACTCGCCTTTTACAAAAATCGCGTATTGTGA
- a CDS encoding glycosyltransferase gives MPENNKDITVTIGVPAYNEEANIKELLDSLIRVREDGFVIKEIFIISDGSTDKTSAIVASFKDERIRLIDSPERKGKPARINEVFSVAGSDIVVILDADIRLSSPDVIKDLIRPIIEGRAVYSSGLAFPLPPKTFVQKIAFTGVGIWNDLRKSKYASPLYFSEGSVRAFGKTLYKEMKFPETSADDVFPFLYCEQKKYAFVSAEKALVHYKLPETLSDYLKQYKRFIKSKGIQELSYDKEFVEKYYTIGLEAKAVYLARRMIKNPFWTVLYLGMVPLVRILCMIDKDRTEARWEPISSSKKIEVGERKKIMIISSYDSIGNPYYNGGGALVVHEVARRLADRFDVKIICGNYPGAKKRRIDGVCYEYAGFSFFGPKLSQLIFQASLPYYVIAGDFDVWVESFMPPFSTAFLSVFTKKPVIGMVHMLAGEDMRRKYKLPFHIIENMGVKMCRNFIVSTRESGQRIREINPHALIEVIPNGVEIDLAQGRPVKKHFLYMGRLEIDQKGLDLLLEAYSSIAQKTEFSLVIAGGGPQSEKERLVKMVRELGIAEKVKLLGRVDGQKKNDAFREAIAVVIPSRFETFSLTALEALAHGVPVVSFDIEGLRWLPGDFSCKAEPFDAMAMAKIMQELSVQGGERKINIEKLKVFLKDYNWDNIAGRYGKHIDDVLGYRDKGSDVNSIIEEIISKRTPCVFISPHLDDAILSSGALLLRLATKTETTVVTIFTEAPLPPYTFSTGVNLKICGGYKNAQDLFCLRKSEDVEACKSIGAKHIHLGFQDASFRKKKNGSPILKIIGRFLPEVVHVYPTYQFDIISGKISKNDAHTFAMIEKKLRYFKKRAGNCVVFCPLGIGGNVDHVMVREICRKVFPKVVFWEDFPYNLRAKVKVGLAPVSSLGSLDISGLEDKKKRLISFYKSQIRPMFPDGIVLKPENYHSADSNANRFPEVP, from the coding sequence ATGCCTGAAAATAATAAAGACATTACCGTAACAATAGGTGTGCCTGCCTATAACGAAGAAGCCAATATAAAAGAACTTCTTGATTCTTTGATTCGCGTCCGGGAAGATGGTTTTGTGATCAAGGAGATATTTATCATTTCCGACGGAAGCACGGACAAAACGTCCGCGATTGTCGCATCTTTCAAGGACGAAAGGATACGGCTGATAGATTCTCCCGAAAGGAAAGGCAAGCCGGCAAGGATAAACGAGGTCTTTTCTGTTGCCGGGTCGGATATTGTCGTGATCCTGGATGCGGATATCAGATTATCTTCGCCGGATGTCATAAAGGATCTTATCAGGCCCATTATTGAGGGAAGGGCTGTATATTCATCCGGCCTTGCTTTTCCGCTCCCGCCCAAGACATTCGTTCAAAAGATAGCTTTTACGGGAGTCGGGATCTGGAATGACCTCAGAAAGTCGAAATATGCCTCGCCTTTATATTTCTCGGAAGGAAGCGTCAGGGCTTTCGGGAAGACATTATATAAAGAAATGAAATTTCCTGAAACGTCGGCGGACGATGTTTTTCCCTTCCTCTACTGCGAACAGAAAAAATATGCTTTTGTTTCAGCGGAAAAAGCTCTCGTTCATTACAAGCTTCCCGAAACTCTTTCCGACTACCTCAAGCAATATAAGCGGTTCATAAAATCCAAAGGGATCCAGGAATTGAGCTATGACAAGGAATTCGTTGAAAAGTATTATACGATAGGACTTGAGGCTAAGGCGGTCTATTTGGCGAGGAGAATGATAAAAAACCCCTTTTGGACCGTACTTTATCTGGGAATGGTCCCCCTGGTGAGAATTCTATGTATGATAGACAAAGACAGAACAGAGGCGAGATGGGAACCGATCTCTTCTTCAAAAAAAATAGAGGTCGGAGAAAGGAAAAAGATAATGATCATTTCATCCTATGACTCTATCGGTAATCCGTATTATAACGGTGGCGGGGCGCTGGTGGTTCATGAAGTGGCCAGACGTCTTGCCGACAGATTTGACGTGAAAATAATTTGCGGTAATTATCCCGGTGCAAAAAAACGCAGGATCGATGGCGTATGCTATGAATATGCCGGCTTCAGTTTTTTCGGTCCAAAGCTCAGCCAGCTGATCTTCCAGGCGTCGCTTCCGTATTATGTTATTGCAGGCGATTTTGATGTTTGGGTAGAAAGTTTTATGCCGCCTTTCTCAACCGCATTCCTGTCTGTTTTTACAAAAAAGCCCGTCATCGGCATGGTTCATATGCTCGCCGGAGAAGATATGCGCCGAAAATATAAGCTGCCTTTCCATATTATAGAGAATATGGGCGTTAAAATGTGTAGAAATTTTATCGTGTCCACAAGAGAAAGCGGGCAGAGAATAAGAGAGATAAATCCGCATGCGCTCATTGAAGTCATTCCCAACGGAGTGGAAATCGATCTTGCGCAAGGCCGGCCGGTAAAAAAACATTTTCTATATATGGGAAGGCTGGAAATAGATCAGAAGGGATTGGATTTGCTTTTGGAGGCGTACAGTTCGATCGCGCAAAAGACAGAATTTTCATTGGTGATCGCCGGAGGCGGACCTCAAAGCGAGAAAGAAAGATTGGTGAAAATGGTCCGTGAACTGGGAATCGCGGAAAAAGTGAAATTACTGGGCAGGGTTGACGGCCAGAAAAAAAATGACGCATTCAGAGAAGCGATCGCCGTGGTCATCCCTTCCCGTTTTGAAACTTTTTCCCTGACCGCCCTGGAGGCCTTGGCTCACGGTGTTCCGGTGGTTTCTTTCGATATCGAAGGATTGAGATGGCTGCCTGGAGATTTTTCATGTAAGGCCGAGCCGTTCGATGCAATGGCAATGGCAAAAATTATGCAGGAATTATCCGTTCAAGGCGGAGAGCGGAAAATAAACATTGAGAAATTAAAGGTATTTTTGAAAGATTATAACTGGGACAATATTGCGGGAAGATATGGAAAACACATCGATGACGTCTTGGGCTATAGGGACAAAGGATCAGATGTCAACTCAATTATCGAGGAGATAATCAGCAAGAGGACGCCATGTGTTTTTATATCGCCTCATTTGGACGACGCGATCCTTTCTTCGGGCGCGTTGCTCTTGCGTCTGGCAACAAAAACTGAAACTACGGTCGTGACAATATTTACCGAGGCACCCCTGCCGCCTTATACATTTTCGACCGGAGTAAATCTGAAAATTTGCGGAGGATATAAGAATGCCCAGGACCTGTTTTGTCTCAGAAAATCAGAAGACGTGGAGGCATGCAAATCCATTGGCGCAAAGCACATTCATCTTGGCTTTCAAGACGCTTCATTCAGGAAGAAAAAAAACGGATCTCCGATCTTGAAAATTATCGGAAGATTCTTACCTGAAGTGGTTCATGTTTATCCGACTTATCAGTTCGATATCATCTCGGGAAAGATCTCGAAGAACGATGCGCATACTTTTGCAATGATCGAAAAGAAGCTGAGATATTTCAAGAAAAGAGCGGGAAACTGTGTTGTCTTTTGTCCCCTTGGCATTGGCGGAAATGTGGATCATGTCATGGTCCGCGAGATTTGCCGGAAAGTTTTTCCAAAGGTTGTTTTCTGGGAAGATTTTCCCTATAATTTGAGGGCCAAAGTAAAAGTTGGTCTTGCCCCGGTGTCGAGCCTGGGTTCACTGGATATATCCGGCCTCGAGGATAAAAAGAAAAGATTGATCTCTTTCTATAAAAGCCAGATTAGACCCATGTTCCCCGATGGCATCGTTCTCAAACCTGAAAATTATCATTCGGCAGACAGCAATGCAAATCGTTTTCCCGAAGTTCCATGA
- a CDS encoding sugar phosphate nucleotidyltransferase, with translation MIGAILCGGFGKRLKPLTDHIPKPLLEIKDNYTILDRQLLQFKHAGIDRAVLLCGHLHEKIKERFQSCWNGVKVDYLVEDRPRGTLYAINNLFKNFDSDDYVIRNGDIVCDVNIKEMMNNHKNKMLMYITPLISPYGIVELSESKIIGFREKPKLSNFINAGIYIISKELKPILFQHEEGDIEKLAFPKISSSGLLNFYKEDVFWQSVDSIKDLEIVKKEYENKEDKPWGYEKILVYTENYLTKELYLMKSEGTSHHKHLKKDETMHIVQGEAVVRFDDSEVNLKVNEKIRIKPNTPHAIFALENTILHEYSTPHLDDTIRILDQYDRV, from the coding sequence ATGATAGGGGCGATATTATGCGGAGGTTTCGGGAAAAGGCTGAAGCCGCTTACGGACCATATTCCCAAGCCGCTTCTCGAAATAAAAGACAATTATACGATCCTGGACAGGCAGCTTCTGCAATTCAAGCATGCCGGCATCGACAGGGCTGTGCTTCTTTGCGGTCACCTGCATGAAAAAATAAAGGAAAGATTCCAGAGCTGTTGGAACGGAGTGAAGGTGGACTATCTCGTGGAAGACAGGCCTCGCGGGACCCTTTATGCCATCAACAATCTCTTCAAAAATTTCGATTCCGATGATTATGTCATAAGGAACGGCGATATCGTCTGCGATGTGAATATTAAAGAGATGATGAATAATCACAAGAATAAGATGCTGATGTACATAACGCCGCTGATCTCCCCTTATGGGATAGTGGAGCTTTCCGAGAGCAAGATCATAGGATTCAGAGAAAAACCGAAGCTCAGCAATTTTATCAATGCGGGAATATATATAATATCCAAAGAGCTGAAGCCTATTCTGTTCCAACATGAAGAAGGGGATATAGAGAAGCTCGCATTCCCCAAAATATCTTCTTCGGGACTCTTGAATTTCTATAAAGAAGATGTTTTTTGGCAATCCGTCGATTCTATCAAGGATCTTGAGATCGTCAAAAAGGAATATGAGAACAAAGAAGATAAGCCTTGGGGATATGAAAAGATATTGGTCTATACGGAAAACTATCTGACAAAGGAACTCTATCTTATGAAAAGCGAAGGAACATCGCATCACAAGCATCTCAAGAAAGACGAAACGATGCATATAGTGCAGGGTGAAGCGGTCGTAAGATTCGACGATAGTGAAGTCAATTTAAAGGTGAATGAAAAGATCAGGATAAAACCGAATACGCCTCATGCCATATTTGCGCTTGAAAATACGATACTGCATGAGTATTCGACTCCTCATCTTGATGACACCATCAGGATATTGGATCAATATGACAGGGTCTGA
- a CDS encoding sugar phosphate nucleotidyltransferase produces the protein MARNKSRITITLDEKLLANLDRLIDGVKIKNRSHAIEYYLLKNLRQKKIRIAVILAGGKGICLNGKTTITSKAMAEYEGQPIIDRMLKWLKREGIEEVIIFAGKFSEAIKKHIESREDPGLKISYESSDSGTAGSLKYLRGAMGETFILVNGDVLCEARIDEIFEFHRKNGGDCTICMTSKKDPRSFGSIKLNGNRIVDFIEKPDSGKVESYLINAGIYLMEPKVCSIVSKEGYRSLERDLFPALSRQGKIYGYYLNKKWEHLIGSEKKQNEDK, from the coding sequence ATGGCACGAAATAAGTCAAGAATAACAATAACGCTGGACGAGAAGCTGCTCGCAAATCTGGACAGGCTGATAGACGGCGTAAAGATAAAGAACAGATCGCATGCTATTGAATACTATCTTTTGAAGAATCTGAGGCAAAAAAAGATAAGGATCGCGGTGATACTTGCGGGGGGAAAAGGAATATGCTTAAATGGAAAAACAACGATCACATCCAAGGCCATGGCCGAATATGAGGGGCAGCCGATAATAGACCGCATGCTCAAGTGGCTGAAGAGAGAAGGAATTGAAGAGGTGATAATATTTGCGGGAAAATTTTCCGAGGCGATAAAGAAACACATAGAAAGCCGGGAAGATCCCGGCCTCAAGATATCCTACGAATCATCGGATTCGGGTACGGCAGGGTCATTGAAATATCTGAGAGGCGCTATGGGCGAGACATTTATTCTGGTGAACGGAGACGTTCTCTGTGAGGCCAGGATCGATGAGATCTTTGAATTTCACAGAAAGAACGGAGGAGACTGCACTATCTGTATGACGAGCAAAAAAGACCCGCGTTCTTTCGGTTCGATCAAGCTGAACGGAAACCGGATTGTTGATTTCATCGAAAAGCCGGATTCCGGTAAAGTGGAATCCTATCTCATAAATGCAGGGATCTATCTGATGGAACCGAAAGTGTGTTCGATCGTTTCGAAAGAAGGATACAGAAGCCTGGAGCGAGATCTTTTTCCTGCGCTTTCAAGACAAGGCAAAATCTATGGATACTATTTAAATAAAAAGTGGGAACATTTAATAGGATCAGAAAAAAAACAAAATGAAGATAAATAA
- a CDS encoding GtrA family protein gives MKINKHLLKLKHINFKRLFKFSVVGLTSTCIDFAILNLLSVSTGINKGAYAAVFSVISFLVANVNSYHMNKNWTFKWNSKDAKYRKYLKLSIVGVAANLAFVYFFTEFVHQDQFSSIVWLNVSKLTATVLAAFINYYNYKNQVFTNPQVNEQTV, from the coding sequence ATGAAGATAAATAAACATCTGCTGAAGCTAAAACACATAAATTTTAAAAGACTATTCAAATTTTCTGTGGTCGGGCTGACCAGCACTTGCATAGATTTCGCGATATTGAACCTTTTGAGCGTTTCGACCGGGATAAACAAGGGTGCATATGCGGCGGTATTCAGCGTCATATCGTTCCTTGTGGCGAATGTCAACAGCTATCACATGAACAAGAACTGGACTTTCAAGTGGAACAGCAAGGACGCGAAATACAGAAAATATCTGAAGCTCAGTATTGTGGGAGTGGCCGCGAATCTGGCGTTTGTGTATTTTTTTACGGAGTTTGTCCATCAGGACCAATTCTCAAGCATCGTTTGGCTTAATGTTTCAAAACTGACGGCAACGGTCCTGGCAGCATTCATAAATTACTATAACTACAAGAATCAAGTCTTTACTAATCCACAGGTTAATGAACAAACAGTATGA